In a genomic window of Polypterus senegalus isolate Bchr_013 chromosome 13, ASM1683550v1, whole genome shotgun sequence:
- the lcp2a gene encoding lymphocyte cytosolic protein 2a isoform X2, with translation MNFSHVPSRSEVTQWGPSQLADYLKSMNLKDCDKVVKKHNINGHRFLELSENDLQKFPKTHAPLVTRLCIEIKKKEDRRGFFCKKPAAPKYQEQECMQEDAGWDSEEFEDDDDYESPDAEDDVGSDGDYEEPTEDSEGESDNEYEPPPVEPNEEQQSRIHAAKPISNNADYIDNPSRVPSMKMAPSQPPIPPQRPGSLPGGRTNMAVPPPPKREESPQRGFRPPKAASAPLGPSIDRSKKPSTLERGAAGLPDRDAPVLGKKPPFADKGNVPLPRPSSVEKLPNVNKVSKPALSTERADAGMARRPPAQRPWAQDRRDEPHDDGLLPRPPVPQPGNSPFNSNTYPSKALPPKPGSFGADSQGASRTLPSRLQPGVNVNRSHSRGPSDMKSPAPPQQPHRPNPAPSSYAADNQDLNPEWYAAGLSRKEAEDYVYSKNQDGAFLVRDSSKRSTTQPYVLMVLYQNKVFNIQIRYQEEQGVYLLGTGIKGKENFSSVTEIIEYHKQAPLLLIDGKDRGSGYKRQCCLTYPAHF, from the exons GAGCTCTCCGAGAACGACCTGCAGAAGTTCCCCAAGACGCACGCCCC CTTAGTTACTCGTCTTTGCATCGAAATCAAAAAAAAGGAGGACCGCCGAGGCTTTTTCTGCAAAAA GCCAGCAGCTCCGAAGTACCAAGAGCAAG AATGCATGCAAGAAGATGCCGGCTGGGACTCGGAGGAATTT GAAGACGACGATGACTACGAAAGCCCAGATGCAGAAGACGACGTTGGCAGCGATGGAGATTATGAAGAACCGACCGAAGACAGCGAGGGGGAAAGTGACAACGAGTACGAGCCACCGCCTGTCGAGCCCAACGAGGAGCAGCAGAGCAGGATTCACGCGGCCAAGCCCATCAGCAACAACGCCGACTACATTG ATAACCCGAGCCGGGTGCCTTCCATGAAGATGGCACCAAGTCAGCCCCCCATTCCTCCTCAGCGGCCAGGATCCCTGCCAGGCGGCCGCACCAAC ATGGCAGTCCCTCCGCCGCCCAAGAGAGAGGAGTCTCCTCAGCGAGGCTTTAGGCCACCCAAAG CTGCCTCTGCACCTCTGGGACCTTCGATAGACAGAAGTAAGAAGCCATCCACCTTGGAACGGGGCGCAGCGGGTCTCCCTGACAGGGACGCGCCAGTATTGG GAAAGAAGCCCCCCTTTGCTGACAAG GGCAACGTGCCACTGCCCAG GCCTTCATCTGTCGAAAAGCTACCAAACGTCAACAAAGTAAGCAAACCTGCACTCTCCACTGAACGGGCCGATGCCGGCATGGCTCGCAGACCACCTGCACAAAG gcCTTGGGCTCAGGACAGAAGAGATGAG ccaCATGACGATG GTTTGTTGCCACGACCTCCGGTTCCTCAGCCTGGCAATTCTCCGTTCAATTCTAACACCTACCCTTCCAAAGCGCTGCCACCCAAGCCGGGCTCGTTTGGTGCCGACAG CCAAGGGGCCTCCAGGACTTTGCCGTCTCGACTCCAGCCAG gTGTAAATGTCAACCGGTCACACTCGAGGGGACCCAGTGACATGAAGTCACCTGCACCCCCACAGCAGCCTCATCGGCCCAACCCAGCGCCGTCATCTTACGCTGCAGACAACCAG GATCTGAACCCCGAGTGGTACGCTGCGGGGTTAAGTCGCAAGGAAGCAGAGGACTACGTCTATTCAAAGAATCAG GACGGAGCCTTCCTCGTCAGAGACAGCTCTAAGCGCTCCACCACTCAGCCCTACGTTCTAATGGTTCTCTACCAGAATAAGGTGTTTAATATTCAGATTCGCTATCAAGAGGAGCAGGGAGTGTACCTTTTAGGAACCGGAATCAAAGGAAAGGAG AATTTCTCTTCAGTAACAGAAATCATTGAATACCACAAGCAAGCCCCCCTTCTTCTCATCGATGGCAAGGACCGTGGATCAGGGTACAAGAGGCAGTGCTGCCTGACATACCCGGCGCACTTCTGA
- the lcp2a gene encoding lymphocyte cytosolic protein 2a isoform X1 produces the protein MNFSHVPSRSEVTQWGPSQLADYLKSMNLKDCDKVVKKHNINGHRFLELSENDLQKFPKTHAPLVTRLCIEIKKKEDRRGFFCKKPAAPKYQEQECMQEDAGWDSEEFEDDDDYESPDAEDDVGSDGDYEEPTEDSEGESDNEYEPPPVEPNEEQQSRIHAAKPISNNADYIDNPSRVPSMKMAPSQPPIPPQRPGSLPGGRTNMAVPPPPKREESPQRGFRPPKAAASAPLGPSIDRSKKPSTLERGAAGLPDRDAPVLGKKPPFADKGNVPLPRPSSVEKLPNVNKVSKPALSTERADAGMARRPPAQRPWAQDRRDEPHDDGLLPRPPVPQPGNSPFNSNTYPSKALPPKPGSFGADSQGASRTLPSRLQPGVNVNRSHSRGPSDMKSPAPPQQPHRPNPAPSSYAADNQDLNPEWYAAGLSRKEAEDYVYSKNQDGAFLVRDSSKRSTTQPYVLMVLYQNKVFNIQIRYQEEQGVYLLGTGIKGKENFSSVTEIIEYHKQAPLLLIDGKDRGSGYKRQCCLTYPAHF, from the exons GAGCTCTCCGAGAACGACCTGCAGAAGTTCCCCAAGACGCACGCCCC CTTAGTTACTCGTCTTTGCATCGAAATCAAAAAAAAGGAGGACCGCCGAGGCTTTTTCTGCAAAAA GCCAGCAGCTCCGAAGTACCAAGAGCAAG AATGCATGCAAGAAGATGCCGGCTGGGACTCGGAGGAATTT GAAGACGACGATGACTACGAAAGCCCAGATGCAGAAGACGACGTTGGCAGCGATGGAGATTATGAAGAACCGACCGAAGACAGCGAGGGGGAAAGTGACAACGAGTACGAGCCACCGCCTGTCGAGCCCAACGAGGAGCAGCAGAGCAGGATTCACGCGGCCAAGCCCATCAGCAACAACGCCGACTACATTG ATAACCCGAGCCGGGTGCCTTCCATGAAGATGGCACCAAGTCAGCCCCCCATTCCTCCTCAGCGGCCAGGATCCCTGCCAGGCGGCCGCACCAAC ATGGCAGTCCCTCCGCCGCCCAAGAGAGAGGAGTCTCCTCAGCGAGGCTTTAGGCCACCCAAAG CAGCTGCCTCTGCACCTCTGGGACCTTCGATAGACAGAAGTAAGAAGCCATCCACCTTGGAACGGGGCGCAGCGGGTCTCCCTGACAGGGACGCGCCAGTATTGG GAAAGAAGCCCCCCTTTGCTGACAAG GGCAACGTGCCACTGCCCAG GCCTTCATCTGTCGAAAAGCTACCAAACGTCAACAAAGTAAGCAAACCTGCACTCTCCACTGAACGGGCCGATGCCGGCATGGCTCGCAGACCACCTGCACAAAG gcCTTGGGCTCAGGACAGAAGAGATGAG ccaCATGACGATG GTTTGTTGCCACGACCTCCGGTTCCTCAGCCTGGCAATTCTCCGTTCAATTCTAACACCTACCCTTCCAAAGCGCTGCCACCCAAGCCGGGCTCGTTTGGTGCCGACAG CCAAGGGGCCTCCAGGACTTTGCCGTCTCGACTCCAGCCAG gTGTAAATGTCAACCGGTCACACTCGAGGGGACCCAGTGACATGAAGTCACCTGCACCCCCACAGCAGCCTCATCGGCCCAACCCAGCGCCGTCATCTTACGCTGCAGACAACCAG GATCTGAACCCCGAGTGGTACGCTGCGGGGTTAAGTCGCAAGGAAGCAGAGGACTACGTCTATTCAAAGAATCAG GACGGAGCCTTCCTCGTCAGAGACAGCTCTAAGCGCTCCACCACTCAGCCCTACGTTCTAATGGTTCTCTACCAGAATAAGGTGTTTAATATTCAGATTCGCTATCAAGAGGAGCAGGGAGTGTACCTTTTAGGAACCGGAATCAAAGGAAAGGAG AATTTCTCTTCAGTAACAGAAATCATTGAATACCACAAGCAAGCCCCCCTTCTTCTCATCGATGGCAAGGACCGTGGATCAGGGTACAAGAGGCAGTGCTGCCTGACATACCCGGCGCACTTCTGA